In one Cercospora beticola chromosome 1, complete sequence genomic region, the following are encoded:
- a CDS encoding uncharacterized protein (antiSMASH:Cluster_2~SMCOG1293:aldehyde oxidase and xanthine dehydrogenase): MAPGLVEPQPAVEPAAQRSLSSTTEHYDDTLRFYLNGTKVTLDEADPEVTLLEYLRGVGLTGTKLGCAEGGCGACTVVVSQYNPTTKKIYHASVNACLAPLVSVDGKHVITVEGIGSVKKPHPAQERIAKGNGSQCGFCTPGIVMSLYALLRNNEQPSEIEVEEAFDGNLCRCTGYRPILDAAQTFSGTLGCAKAQVNGGSGCCMEKKGTNGAGGCCKSGDAGDDQPIKRFTPPGFIEYNSNTELIFPPALKKHEYKPLAFGNKRKRWYRPVTVQQLLEIKSVYPSAKIIGGSTETQIEVKFKAMQYTVSVFVGDIPELRQYEFHDDHVEIGGNITLTDLEHLSLEAAERYGEKRGQPFVAINKQIKYFAGRQIRNVGTPAGNLATASPISDLNPVFLGTNATIVAKSLDQTVEIPMTEFFKAYRVTALPPDAIIASIKIPVFQEKGEHMRAYKQAKRKDDDIAIVNAALRVHLDDENIVKNSSLVYGGMAPITIGAKNAMAYLEGKKFADPATLEGVMNALEQDFDLRFGVPGGMATYRKSLALGFFYKFYHEVLAALNPADAELDQDCIPEIEREISRGQKDHTAGKAYEQNILGKEKEHVAALKQSTGEAQYTDDIPVQKNELYGCLLLSSKAHAKIVSIDTSAALELPGVVDYVDHRDLPNPEANYWGAPNCDETFFALDEVFTAGQPIGMVLATSAKRAEAGMRAVWVEYEELPAIFTMEEAIAANSFYDHYHWIKNGDVDKAFAEADHVFSGVARMGGQEHFYLETNACVAVPKPEDGEMEIFSSTQNPTETQAYVAQVTGVAANKIVTRVKRLGGGFGGKETRSIQLAGICATAAKKTGRPVRCMLNRDEDIMTSGQRHPFLSHWKIAVSKDGKLQALDADVYNNGGWTQDLSAAVVDRALSHVDGVYNFPNVFVRGRICKTNTVSNSAFRGFGGPQGMFIVETAMEEVADRLQIPVEKLREMNMYKAGEKTHFRQELKDWYVPLMWKQVREESEWERRKQEVAAFNEKSKWKKRGLALIPTKFGISFTALFLNQAGALVHIYHDGSVLVAHGGTEMGQGLHTKMTMIAAEALGVPLDNVFISETATNTVANTSSTAASASSDLNGYAIWNACQQLNSRLAPYREKFGKDATMKQLAHAAYFDRVNLSANGFYKTPDIGYVWGDTTSEQTHMFFYFTQGVAAAEVEIDTLTGDWTCRRADIKMDVGRSINPAIDYGQIEGAFVQGMGLFTIEESLWHRASGQIFTRGPGAYKIPGFRDIPQEFNVSLLKDVNWENLRTIQRSRGVGEPPLFMGSAVFFAIRDALKAARKQHGCEEVLSLISPATVERIRVSCADPIIKRAEVKPQEGEKSFFINI, translated from the coding sequence ATGGCGCCCGGCCTGGTCGAACCGCAGCCAGCAGTGGAGCCTGCTGCCCAGCGATCGCtgtcctccaccaccgagCACTACGACGATACCCTGCGATTCTACCTCAATGGGACCAAGGTCACGCTCGATGAGGCCGATCCGGAAGTGACTCTGTTGGAATATCTGCGAGGCGTGGGCTTGACGGGGACAAAGTTGGGCTGTGCTGAGGGAGGCTGCGGAGCCTGCACTGTTGTCGTTTCGCAGTACAATCCAACAACGAAGAAGATATATCATGCTTCGGTCAATGCGTGCCTCGCCCCGCTAGTCTCGGTGGACGGCAAGCATGTCATCACCGTTGAGGGCATTGGCTCGGTGAAGAAGCCACATCCTGCGCAGGAGCGGATAGCAAAGGGCAATGGCAGCCAGTGCGGCTTTTGTACGCCCGGCATTGTCATGAGCTTGTACGCTTTACTTCGTAATAACGAACAACCGTCTGAGATCGAGGTCGAAGAAGCATTCGATGGCAACCTGTGCAGGTGTACGGGCTACAGACCGATTCTCGATGCTGCACAAACCTTCAGCGGCACCTTAGGCTGTGCGAAAGCCCAGGTCAACGGTGGCTCAGGTTGTTGCATGGAGAAGAAAGGCACAAATGGTGCAGGTGGATGCTGCAAATCGGGTGACGCGGGCGATGATCAACCGATCAAGCGCTTCACGCCTCCAGGCTTCATCGAGTACAATTCCAACACCGAGCTAATATTTCCGCCCGCACTCAAGAAACATGAGTATAAGCCATTGGCTTTTGGCAACAAGAGAAAGCGTTGGTATCGTCCAGTGACAGTTCAGCAGCTTTTGGAGATCAAAAGTGTCTATCCTTCGGCCAAGATTATCGGTGGTAGCACAGAAACACAGATCGAGGTGAAGTTCAAGGCTATGCAATACACTGTGTCTGTCTTTGTGGGAGATATTCCAGAACTACGTCAATACGAGTTTCACGATGATCATGTTGAGATTGGTGGCAACATCACCCTCACCGACCTCGAACATCTCTCACTCGAAGCAGCCGAACGTTACGGCGAAAAACGCGGCCAGCCTTTCGTAGCGATCAACAAGCAGATCAAATACTTTGCCGGTCGTCAGATTCGAAATGTCGGAACGCCTGCGGGAAACCTCGCAACAGCATCACCCATTTCCGATCTCAATCCCGTCTTCCTTGGTACAAACGCAACGATAGTTGCAAAGTCGCTTGACCAGACAGTTGAAATCCCGATGACCGAGTTCTTCAAAGCATACAGAGTAACTGCGCTACCACCAGACGCAATCATTGCCAGTATCAAAATACCCGTGTTCCAGGAGAAAGGCGAACACATGCGTGCCTACAAGCAAGCCAAGAGAAAGGACGACGATATTGCGATTGTCAACGCCGCCTTGCGTGTCCATCTTGACGATGAGAACATTGTCAAAAACTCAAGTCTGGTGTATGGAGGCATGGCGCCCATCACTATCGGCGCGAAGAATGCAATGGCATATCTAGAGGGCAAGAAATTCGCCGACCCAGCAACGCTCGAAGGTGTCATGAATGCACTCGAGCAGGACTTCGATCTTCGATTTGGCGTGCCAGGAGGCATGGCAACCTACCGCAAATCACTTGCACTCGGCTTCTTTTACAAGTTCTACCACGAGGTTTTGGCTGCATTGAATCCGGCAGATGCTGAGCTTGACCAAGATTGCATTCCCGAAATCGAACGCGAGATCTCCAGGGGCCAGAAGGATCATACTGCTGGCAAAGCTTACGAGCAAAACATATTGGGtaaagagaaggaacatGTTGCTGCACTGAAGCAGTCTACTGGCGAAGCTCAATATACTGATGATATACCGGTGCAGAAGAATGAATTATATGGATGCCTGCTGCTTAGCTCCAAGGCTCACGCGAAGATCGTCAGCATCGACACCTCTGCGGCGCTCGAGCTGCCAGGTGTCGTTGACTATGTTGATCATCGAGATCTTCCGAATCCAGAGGCCAACTACTGGGGTGCTCCCAATTGTGACGAGACATTTTTTGCTCTAGACGAAGTATTTACAGCCGGCCAGCCGATAGGAATGGTCCTAGCCACTTCGGCGAAGCGTGCTGAAGCGGGCATGCGAGCGGTATGGGTGGAGTACGAAGAGCTACCCGCCATATTCACAATGGAGGAAGCGATCGCTGCCAACAGCTTTTATGATCACTATCACTGGATCAAGAATGGAGATGTTGACAAGGCTTTCGCAGAGGCTGATCACGTCTTCAGTGGTGTTGCTCGCATGGGTGGCCAGGAGCATTTCTATCTCGAAACGAATGCTTGTGTGGCAGTGCCGAAAcccgaagatggcgagatgGAGATTTTTAGCTCAACACAGAATCCCACAGAAACACAAGCATACGTCGCTCAGGTTACTGGAGTAGCTGCAAACAAGATTGTGACCCGAGTCAAGCGTCTGGGAGGCGGCTTCGGTGGAAAAGAAACACGTTCAATACAGCTCGCTGGTATCTGTGCCacggcagcgaagaagactggTCGGCCTGTGCGATGTATGCTCAATCGCGATGAAGACATCATGACTTCCGGTCAACGGCATCCGTTTCTATCACATTGGAAGATCGCTGTCAGCAAAGATGGCAAGCTGCAAGCGCTCGACGCCGACGTTTACAATAATGGTGGCTGGACGCAAGATCTGAGTGCCGCTGTGGTCGATCGTGCTCTGAGCCACGTTGACGGGGTGTACAACTTCCCGAATGTCTTTGTGCGTGGGCGCATCTGCAAGACGAATACCGTATCGAATTCTGCATTCCGAGGCTTCGGTGGACCTCAGGGCATGTTCATCGTCGAGACTGCCATGGAGGAAGTGGCGGATCGTCTGCAGATTCCAGTCGAGAAGTTACGAGAGATGAACATGTACAAAGCGGGAGAGAAGACACATTTCAGACAAGAGCTGAAAGACTGGTATGTGCCACTAATGTGGAAGCAAGTACGTGAAGAGTCGGAATGGGAACGTCGCAAACAAGAAGTTGCCGCTTTCAACGAGAAGAGCAAGTGGAAGAAACGTGGACTGGCTCTCATTCCCACCAAATTCGGCATCTCCTTCACTGCGCTCTTCCTCAATCAAGCCGGTGCTCTGGTACACATCTATCATGACGGCAGTGTCCTCGTGGCACATGGCGGTACAGAAATGGGTCAAGGTCTACACACAAAGATGACCATGATCGCCGCGGAAGCTCTGGGCGTACCTCTAGACAACGTCTTCATCTCCGAGACAGCCACCAACACCGTCGCCAACACCTCTTCCAccgcagcatcagcatcctCCGACCTAAACGGCTACGCCATCTGGAACGCCTGTCAACAACTCAACTCACGCCTCGCCCCCTACCGCGAAAAATTCGGCAAAGACGCCACAATGAAACAACTAGCTCACGCAGCCTACTTCGACCGCGTCAACCTCTCCGCCAACGGCTTCTACAAAACCCCCGACATCGGCTACGTCTGGGGCGACACCACCAGCGAACAAACTCACATGTTCTTCTACTTCACTCAAGGCGTCGCAGCCGCAGAAGTCGAAATCGACACTTTAACCGGTGATTGGACGTGTCGAAGAGCAGATATCAAAATGGATGTTGGTCGCTCTATTAATCCCGCAATCGATTATGGGCAAATCGAAGGGGCTTTCGTACAAGGTATGGGATTATTCACAATTGAAGAATCTCTATGGCATCGTGCCAGTGGACAGATTTTCACGAGGGGACCTGGAGCGTATAAGATTCCCGGGTTTAGGGATATTCCGCAGGAGTTTAATGTTAGTTTGTTGAAGGACGTGAATTGGGAGAACCTGAGGACGATTCAGAGGTCGAGGGGGGTGGGGGAGCCTCCGCTTTTTATGGGTTCTGCGGTGTTCTTTGCTATACGGGATGCGTTGAAGGCTGCGAGGAAACAGCATGGTTGTGAGGAGGTTTTGAGTCTGATTAGTCCGGCGACGGTTGAGAGGATTAGAGTGTCTTGCGCGGATCCGATTATAAAGAGGGCGGAGGTTAAGCCGCAAGAGGGGGAGAAGAGTTTCTTTATCAATATATGA